From the genome of Halorussus caseinilyticus, one region includes:
- the gatE gene encoding Glu-tRNA(Gln) amidotransferase subunit GatE yields MTEHDYEDLGLVAGLEIHQQLDTETKLFCNCPTELREPEEAERRFTRFLHPTKSELGELDEAALEESRVEREFEYLAYDTTCLVEDDDEPPHRLDAEAREVVLEIAQLLDMDVVDQAHVMRKIVVDGSNTSGFQRSTLMASDGEISTSEGAVGIEDLMLEEESAQRVEERDEGVLYSLDRLGIPLVEIGTKPDIRSPEQAREAAEQIGMLLRSTGKVKRGLGTIRQDVNISIAEGARVEVKGVQSLDDIDDLVENEVHRQVRLLEIRDELRERDAAVGDVVDVTDTFADTESGVIKSALESGGKVTAVPLYGFDGLVGAEIQPDRRLGTELSDHAKRHGAGGIFHTDELPAYGVTDEEVAALREAVGAGEEDAVAIVAADPETADLAIEAAAERAETALEGVPEETRGANEDGTTRYLRPLPGAARMYPETDVPPVEPDPSEVETPELLTEKVERYQDEYGLDAGLAEQVAYGERMSLFEQAVESGVDATLAAGTVESTVTELRRDDVPVENLRDDHFLGTLELVEDGETAKGNVGEVLTALAESPDLTAAEAVEQEGLGSADEDEVRGAVVEVVERNAEQVEEEGMQAFSGLMGEAMGALGGKADGDTVSELLREEIQKRA; encoded by the coding sequence ATGACCGAACACGACTACGAGGACCTCGGCCTCGTCGCCGGACTGGAGATTCACCAGCAACTCGACACCGAGACGAAACTGTTCTGCAACTGTCCGACCGAACTCCGGGAACCCGAGGAGGCCGAGCGCCGGTTCACGCGCTTTCTCCACCCGACCAAGAGCGAACTGGGCGAACTCGACGAGGCGGCCCTCGAAGAGAGTCGCGTCGAACGCGAGTTCGAGTATTTGGCCTACGACACGACCTGTCTGGTCGAGGACGACGACGAACCGCCCCACAGACTCGACGCCGAAGCCAGAGAGGTCGTCCTCGAAATCGCCCAACTGCTGGACATGGACGTAGTGGACCAAGCCCACGTCATGCGGAAAATCGTCGTGGACGGGTCGAACACCTCCGGCTTCCAGCGCTCGACGCTGATGGCCTCCGACGGCGAGATTTCGACCAGCGAGGGCGCGGTCGGCATCGAGGACCTGATGCTCGAAGAGGAGTCCGCCCAGCGCGTCGAAGAGCGCGACGAGGGCGTTCTCTACTCGCTGGACCGCCTCGGCATCCCGTTGGTCGAAATCGGTACCAAGCCCGACATCCGGTCGCCCGAGCAGGCCCGCGAAGCGGCCGAGCAAATCGGCATGCTCTTGCGCTCTACCGGCAAGGTCAAGCGCGGACTGGGAACCATCCGCCAAGACGTGAACATCTCCATCGCGGAGGGCGCGCGCGTCGAGGTCAAGGGCGTCCAGAGCCTCGACGACATCGACGACCTCGTGGAAAACGAGGTCCACCGGCAGGTCCGCCTGCTGGAGATTCGGGACGAACTCCGCGAGCGCGACGCCGCGGTCGGCGACGTGGTGGACGTGACCGACACCTTCGCCGACACCGAGAGCGGCGTCATCAAGTCGGCGCTCGAATCCGGCGGGAAGGTCACGGCGGTCCCGCTCTACGGCTTCGACGGACTCGTCGGCGCGGAGATTCAACCCGACCGCCGCCTCGGGACCGAACTCTCCGACCACGCCAAGCGCCACGGCGCGGGCGGCATCTTCCACACCGACGAACTCCCGGCCTACGGCGTGACCGACGAGGAGGTCGCGGCCCTGCGCGAGGCCGTGGGCGCGGGCGAGGAGGACGCGGTGGCAATCGTCGCCGCCGACCCCGAGACGGCCGACCTCGCAATCGAGGCCGCCGCGGAGCGCGCGGAGACGGCGCTCGAGGGCGTCCCCGAGGAGACCCGCGGCGCGAACGAGGACGGCACGACCCGCTACCTCCGTCCGCTCCCCGGCGCGGCCCGGATGTACCCCGAGACCGACGTGCCGCCGGTCGAACCCGACCCGAGCGAGGTCGAGACGCCCGAACTCCTGACCGAGAAGGTAGAGCGCTATCAGGACGAGTACGGTCTCGACGCGGGACTGGCCGAACAGGTCGCCTACGGCGAGCGCATGTCCCTGTTCGAGCAAGCGGTCGAGTCGGGCGTGGACGCCACGCTCGCGGCCGGGACCGTCGAGAGTACCGTCACGGAACTCCGGCGCGACGACGTGCCGGTCGAGAACCTGCGCGACGACCACTTCCTCGGCACCCTCGAACTGGTCGAGGACGGCGAGACGGCGAAGGGCAACGTCGGCGAGGTGCTGACCGCCCTCGCGGAGAGTCCCGACCTGACGGCGGCCGAGGCCGTCGAACAGGAGGGTCTCGGGAGCGCGGACGAGGACGAGGTTCGCGGGGCCGTCGTGGAAGTCGTGGAGCGCAACGCCGAGCAAGTCGAGGAGGAGGGCATGCAGGCGTTCTCCGGACTGATGGGCGAGGCGATGGGCGCGCTCGGCGGGAAGGCAGATGGTGATACCGTGAGCGAGTTGTTGCGCGAGGAGATTCAGAAGCGAGCGTAG
- a CDS encoding PH domain-containing protein, protein MKLHPLSIPYRALSRGASVGLMLFFVGQSLSGNDALPFPLAGPALVTLAAVGVLAAALWQVAYYRRFEYELTDDGLEIASGVVSRRNREIPLRRIQNVDISRNVVQRALGVAVLDLETAGGGGTEASLRYVGYDEAKRLQREIQRLKRGATETGAEATEAGDEREDLLLELETGELALLSALQFDFRYLSLLAFGPAAFPFVPGVAELAVFGGIVLVALLVAALWALSAAVTFARYYGFRLTRVGDELRYERGLLQRYDGSIPLAKVQTLTLDANVLMRRFGYTTLAVETAGYGPGQAPSGGSEAAVPLATRERVLRLAREVEDFELPEFSRPPERARTRYAVRFALGLGALVGVLWVLWQATGRPVVWYAPLLPLGFVVLAPVAAHLKWRHRGYATGENHVFTRNGFWTQTTKVVPYYRVQTVIQTGTVFQRRRRLASVVVDTASSAGGVAAAVDVDAETAAELREFVAEKLQESLRRRVDESASRNAD, encoded by the coding sequence ATGAAACTCCACCCGCTCTCGATTCCCTACCGGGCGCTCTCGCGGGGCGCGAGCGTCGGTCTCATGCTGTTTTTCGTCGGCCAGTCGCTTTCGGGGAACGACGCCCTGCCGTTCCCGCTCGCGGGCCCGGCACTGGTCACGCTCGCGGCCGTCGGCGTCCTCGCCGCCGCGCTCTGGCAGGTCGCGTACTACCGGCGGTTCGAGTACGAACTCACCGACGACGGTCTCGAAATCGCGTCGGGCGTCGTCTCCCGGCGGAACCGCGAGATTCCGCTCCGCCGGATTCAGAACGTGGACATCTCGCGCAACGTGGTCCAGCGCGCGCTCGGCGTCGCGGTCCTCGACCTCGAAACCGCGGGCGGGGGCGGCACCGAGGCGAGTCTCCGGTACGTCGGCTACGACGAGGCCAAGCGCCTCCAGCGCGAGATTCAGCGCCTGAAGCGCGGCGCGACCGAGACCGGCGCGGAAGCGACCGAGGCGGGCGACGAGCGCGAGGACCTCCTCTTGGAACTCGAGACCGGGGAACTCGCCCTTCTCAGCGCCCTTCAGTTCGACTTCCGGTACCTCTCTCTGCTCGCGTTCGGCCCGGCGGCGTTCCCGTTCGTACCCGGCGTGGCGGAACTCGCCGTCTTCGGCGGGATAGTGCTGGTGGCGTTGCTCGTCGCGGCGCTGTGGGCGCTCAGCGCCGCCGTCACCTTCGCGCGTTACTACGGCTTTCGACTGACGCGGGTGGGCGACGAACTCCGGTACGAGCGCGGCCTGCTCCAGCGATACGACGGGTCGATTCCGCTGGCGAAGGTCCAGACGCTCACGCTCGACGCCAACGTCCTGATGCGACGGTTCGGCTACACCACGCTCGCGGTCGAAACCGCGGGCTACGGGCCGGGACAGGCCCCCTCCGGCGGGTCGGAGGCGGCCGTCCCGCTGGCGACCCGCGAGCGCGTGCTTCGTCTCGCTCGCGAGGTGGAGGACTTCGAGTTGCCGGAGTTCTCGCGCCCGCCAGAGCGCGCGCGGACTCGGTACGCCGTCCGGTTCGCGCTGGGTCTCGGCGCGCTGGTCGGCGTGCTGTGGGTCCTCTGGCAGGCCACGGGCCGACCCGTCGTCTGGTACGCGCCGCTGCTCCCGCTCGGGTTCGTCGTCCTCGCGCCCGTCGCGGCCCACCTCAAGTGGCGACATCGGGGGTACGCCACGGGCGAGAACCACGTCTTCACACGGAACGGCTTCTGGACCCAGACGACGAAGGTAGTGCCGTACTACCGGGTCCAGACCGTGATTCAGACCGGGACGGTCTTCCAGCGCCGCAGGCGACTGGCCAGCGTCGTCGTGGACACCGCGAGTTCGGCGGGCGGCGTGGCCGCGGCGGTGGACGTGGACGCGGAGACGGCCGCGGAGTTGCGCGAGTTCGTCGCCGAGAAGTTGCAGGAGAGTCTGCGACGCCGGGTAGACGAGTCGGCGAGTCGGAACGCCGACTGA
- a CDS encoding PH domain-containing protein has translation MEVLNPRVRLVWSVGAVVTALIVGVVAAAVDRFALGVGLWVGGVVALAALALGGVYVALKYRIWRFEVRDDDVYLERGVLTRVETVVPFVRVQHVDTQRGPVERALGLASVVVYTAGSRGADVTIPGLTPDRADDLQEQLRRLAIESERESDAV, from the coding sequence ATGGAAGTGCTGAATCCGCGCGTCCGTCTCGTCTGGAGCGTCGGCGCAGTCGTGACCGCGCTGATAGTCGGCGTCGTCGCGGCGGCGGTGGACCGGTTCGCCCTCGGCGTCGGTCTCTGGGTCGGCGGGGTCGTCGCGCTCGCGGCGCTCGCGCTCGGCGGGGTGTACGTCGCCCTCAAGTACCGAATCTGGCGGTTCGAGGTGCGCGACGACGACGTGTACCTCGAACGCGGCGTGCTGACGCGGGTCGAGACCGTGGTCCCGTTCGTCCGCGTCCAGCACGTCGATACTCAGCGCGGGCCGGTAGAGCGCGCGCTCGGACTGGCGAGCGTCGTGGTCTACACCGCCGGGTCCCGCGGCGCAGACGTGACGATTCCGGGGTTGACGCCCGACCGGGCCGACGACCTGCAGGAGCAACTCCGTCGCCTCGCCATCGAGAGCGAGCGCGAGTCCGACGCAGTATGA
- a CDS encoding glutamate--tRNA ligase: MNDELRERIETEAEKHALVNAVKHESEADVGAVMGPLMGENPDFRQHGDEIPGVIAPVVSKVNDSTVEERRERLAELAPDWLEEIESEDEEDDTALPDLPNADEYDEIRMRCAPNPNGPWHVGHARMPAVIGTYAEEYDGEFIVRFDDTDPETKRPMLWAYDEILEEIEYLGFDPAEVLRASDRLETYYDHARRLVEKGGAYTCSCSGEEFSDLKNSGEACPHRDKDAETTMDEFEAMIDGEYESGEMVLRVKTDIEHKNPALRDWVGFRIIDTPHPREEAEEYRCWPMLDFQSGVDDHLTGVTHIIRGIDLQDSAKRQQFVYDYFDWDYPEVIHWGHVQVDEYDVKMSTSTIRELIEQGELDGWDDPRAPTIPSVRRRGIRGEAIVDAMVELGTSTTNVDLAMSTVYSNNRELVDDDADRYFFVREDHADFTLAGDHPDSAHPPVHPEHEDRGTRDIDAGSRVRIEEGDVPEDGGRIWLKGFGCFRREDDDLAYVGDDISAVREEGVDVIHWVPADTAVLTRMRTVRGDVMGYAEPGFHDTEVGEMVQFERVGFARVDHHEEDHETVAYFAHE, encoded by the coding sequence ATGAACGACGAACTCCGCGAGCGAATCGAGACGGAGGCAGAGAAACACGCCCTCGTCAACGCGGTCAAACACGAGAGCGAGGCAGACGTTGGCGCGGTCATGGGTCCGCTGATGGGCGAGAACCCCGACTTCCGACAGCACGGCGACGAGATTCCGGGCGTCATCGCACCGGTCGTCTCGAAGGTCAACGACTCGACTGTCGAAGAACGCAGGGAGCGACTCGCCGAACTCGCGCCCGACTGGTTGGAGGAAATCGAGAGCGAAGACGAGGAAGACGACACCGCGCTCCCCGACCTGCCCAACGCCGACGAGTACGACGAGATTCGGATGCGGTGTGCGCCCAACCCCAACGGCCCGTGGCACGTCGGCCACGCCCGGATGCCCGCGGTCATCGGGACCTACGCCGAGGAGTACGACGGCGAGTTCATCGTCCGGTTCGACGACACCGACCCCGAGACCAAGCGTCCCATGCTGTGGGCCTACGACGAGATTCTGGAGGAAATCGAGTATCTCGGCTTCGACCCCGCCGAGGTCCTGCGGGCTAGCGACCGCCTCGAAACCTACTACGACCACGCGCGCAGACTCGTCGAGAAGGGCGGGGCCTACACCTGTTCGTGTTCGGGCGAGGAGTTCTCGGACCTCAAAAACTCGGGCGAGGCCTGCCCGCACCGCGACAAGGACGCCGAGACCACGATGGACGAGTTCGAGGCGATGATAGACGGCGAGTACGAGTCGGGCGAGATGGTCCTGCGTGTCAAGACCGACATCGAACACAAGAACCCGGCCCTGCGCGACTGGGTGGGCTTCCGCATCATCGACACTCCGCATCCCCGCGAAGAGGCCGAAGAGTACCGGTGCTGGCCGATGCTGGACTTCCAGTCGGGCGTGGACGACCACCTCACGGGCGTCACCCACATCATCCGGGGCATCGACCTACAGGACTCCGCCAAGCGCCAGCAGTTCGTCTACGACTACTTCGACTGGGACTACCCCGAGGTCATCCACTGGGGCCACGTGCAGGTGGACGAGTACGACGTGAAGATGTCCACGTCCACGATTCGGGAACTCATCGAGCAGGGCGAACTCGACGGGTGGGACGACCCGCGCGCGCCGACGATTCCGAGCGTCCGACGGCGGGGCATCCGCGGCGAGGCCATCGTGGACGCGATGGTCGAACTGGGCACCTCCACGACCAACGTCGATTTGGCGATGAGTACGGTCTACTCGAACAACCGCGAACTCGTGGACGACGACGCCGACCGCTACTTCTTCGTGCGCGAGGACCACGCCGACTTCACGCTCGCGGGCGACCACCCCGACTCGGCCCACCCGCCGGTCCACCCCGAACACGAGGACCGAGGCACCCGCGACATCGACGCCGGGAGTCGGGTCCGCATCGAGGAAGGCGACGTGCCCGAAGACGGCGGGCGAATCTGGCTGAAAGGCTTCGGATGCTTCCGACGCGAGGACGACGACTTGGCGTACGTCGGCGACGACATCTCGGCGGTCCGCGAGGAGGGCGTGGACGTGATTCACTGGGTCCCGGCCGACACCGCGGTCCTGACCCGGATGCGAACCGTCCGCGGCGACGTGATGGGCTACGCCGAACCGGGCTTCCACGACACCGAAGTCGGCGAGATGGTCCAGTTCGAGCGCGTCGGGTTCGCCCGCGTGGACCACCACGAGGAAGACCACGAGACGGTGGCGTACTTCGCCCACGAGTAG
- a CDS encoding bacterio-opsin activator domain-containing protein yields the protein MSDRATRDSGTKTVRVLYVDDEDPPPELSADDVSLSVVSTAEAARDRLTADGSVDCVVSEYDLPEGDGLELLESVRHDHPNLPFVLFTDSGSEAVASEAVGMGATDYLPKDVSGERLRKRIGRAVATTSVESDSGLTGDRLRELTNAFPDVAFIIDENGRYLEVISGPGTEDLRTVEQERLVGRRLHDAFPESQADRFLELIRTTLETGGVETIEYRAETSAGDRWYEGRTAPLGTIDGREAVVWVARNVTERRENERRLAESRDALTRLNRINGLIHSIVQSLVASATREEIERIVCEELANSEFYEFAWIGGPWVKDERMSPSVVVGIDREEVEELVEVTSARTDDENSLARVVAEGTSVVVSDVDESETLSDDEREIMRELGMSSAVLVPLTYGDTNYGVLGISGACTGAYRDRELTALETLGEMVAFAMNSVKNRNLLLSDTAVELEFRVDSSNSGFGRLSTELDCRFALEGVVPIAEDRLLEYVAVEGASASTVMDRLEGMETVTEARIVTEDDEECLLELDLAWSGVDKLVKAGTVVKSAVAEDGVVRYVAEASSNVDVRSVVDSFRTAYPDAELVSKQEVDRPVDTSHEFRQRLGEDLTDKQRTALQAAYFAGYYEYPRESTGQDVAESLDISSPTLHQHLQAAQRKLVGTFLDR from the coding sequence ATGTCCGACCGAGCGACGCGCGACTCCGGGACGAAGACGGTTCGAGTCCTCTACGTGGACGACGAGGACCCGCCGCCCGAACTCTCGGCCGACGACGTGTCGCTCTCGGTCGTCTCGACCGCCGAGGCCGCCCGCGACAGACTCACCGCCGACGGGAGCGTCGATTGCGTCGTCAGCGAGTACGACCTCCCCGAGGGCGACGGACTGGAACTGCTCGAATCCGTCCGCCACGACCACCCGAACCTGCCGTTCGTCCTGTTCACGGACTCGGGGAGCGAGGCGGTCGCAAGCGAGGCCGTCGGGATGGGCGCGACCGACTACCTCCCCAAAGACGTGAGCGGCGAGCGACTCCGGAAGCGAATCGGCCGCGCCGTCGCCACGACAAGCGTCGAGTCCGACTCGGGTCTCACCGGCGACCGACTCCGGGAGCTGACCAACGCGTTCCCCGACGTGGCGTTCATAATCGACGAGAACGGCCGGTATCTCGAAGTGATTTCCGGACCGGGGACCGAGGACCTCCGGACCGTCGAACAGGAGCGACTCGTCGGCAGGCGACTCCACGACGCGTTCCCCGAGTCGCAGGCCGACCGGTTTCTCGAACTCATCCGGACCACCCTCGAAACCGGCGGGGTCGAGACCATCGAGTACCGGGCCGAGACCTCGGCGGGCGACCGGTGGTACGAGGGACGGACCGCGCCACTGGGTACCATCGACGGCCGCGAGGCGGTCGTTTGGGTGGCCCGCAACGTGACCGAACGCCGAGAGAACGAGCGCCGCCTCGCCGAGAGTCGGGACGCGCTGACTCGGCTCAACCGAATCAACGGTCTCATTCACAGCATCGTCCAGTCGCTGGTCGCGTCGGCGACCCGCGAGGAGATAGAGCGAATCGTCTGCGAGGAGTTGGCCAACTCGGAGTTCTACGAGTTCGCGTGGATTGGCGGGCCGTGGGTCAAAGACGAGCGGATGAGTCCGAGCGTGGTCGTCGGTATCGACCGCGAGGAGGTCGAAGAACTCGTGGAGGTCACGAGCGCACGCACCGACGACGAGAACTCGCTCGCCCGAGTCGTCGCCGAGGGAACGTCGGTCGTCGTCAGCGACGTAGACGAGTCCGAGACGCTTTCGGACGACGAGAGGGAGATAATGCGCGAGTTGGGGATGTCGTCGGCGGTTCTCGTTCCGCTGACGTACGGCGACACCAACTACGGCGTCCTCGGTATCAGCGGCGCGTGTACCGGCGCGTACCGCGACCGGGAACTCACCGCACTCGAAACGCTTGGTGAGATGGTCGCGTTCGCCATGAACTCGGTCAAAAACAGGAACCTACTCTTGTCGGACACCGCGGTCGAACTCGAGTTCCGGGTCGATAGTTCCAACTCCGGGTTCGGCCGACTCTCGACCGAACTCGACTGTCGGTTCGCGCTCGAAGGCGTCGTCCCAATCGCCGAAGACCGACTGCTCGAATACGTCGCCGTCGAGGGCGCGTCGGCCTCGACGGTCATGGACCGGTTGGAGGGGATGGAAACCGTCACGGAGGCCCGAATCGTCACCGAAGACGACGAGGAGTGTCTGCTCGAACTCGACCTCGCGTGGTCCGGCGTGGACAAACTCGTCAAGGCCGGGACCGTGGTCAAGTCGGCGGTGGCCGAGGATGGCGTCGTCCGGTACGTCGCCGAGGCGTCCTCGAACGTGGACGTTCGGAGCGTCGTGGACAGTTTTCGGACGGCCTACCCCGACGCCGAACTCGTGAGCAAGCAGGAGGTAGACCGACCGGTCGATACCTCACACGAGTTCCGACAGCGACTCGGCGAAGACCTGACCGACAAACAGCGAACCGCGCTTCAGGCCGCCTACTTCGCCGGGTACTACGAGTATCCCCGCGAAAGTACCGGTCAAGACGTTGCCGAGTCGCTCGACATCTCGTCGCCGACGCTCCACCAGCACTTGCAGGCGGCCCAGCGCAAACTCGTCGGCACGTTCTTGGACCGATAG
- a CDS encoding DUF7344 domain-containing protein: MNNDSIRSGIEGNHAFQNGRAVKTPSFDTLFDLLAESRRRYTLYALVGTDDGLADVETLADEVAMWEARTGDEPITDSLRQNIADELRETHLPRLAEADIVEFDERSDTVRYWRQPTLEEYLEHTHYKEFANE, encoded by the coding sequence ATGAACAACGATTCCATTCGGTCGGGTATCGAGGGCAACCACGCCTTCCAGAACGGTCGCGCAGTCAAAACGCCCTCGTTCGATACGCTCTTCGACCTCCTCGCGGAGAGTCGTCGCCGCTACACGCTGTATGCGCTCGTCGGAACCGACGACGGACTGGCCGACGTGGAGACGTTGGCCGACGAAGTGGCGATGTGGGAGGCCCGTACCGGTGACGAACCGATTACGGACTCCCTTCGACAGAACATCGCCGACGAACTCCGGGAGACCCACCTCCCGCGCCTCGCGGAGGCCGACATCGTAGAGTTCGACGAGCGAAGCGACACGGTACGCTACTGGCGACAACCGACGCTCGAAGAGTATCTCGAACACACCCACTACAAGGAATTTGCTAACGAGTGA
- the idsA3 gene encoding geranylfarnesyl diphosphate synthase, with protein MKDASAEILEAQVQSAVEQRREIVNAAIGEELPVEDPERLYEAVRHLLDAGGKRLRPTVLMLIVEALADVDADPTDIDYRNFPDAHGEPLDVMSAAVSLEAIQTFTLIHDDIMDQDDLRRGVPAVHRAYDTETAILAGDTLYSKAFEILIEADAPADRVVEAMDVLATTCTDICEGQALDMAFEERTDVLPDEYLEMIEDKTAVLYGATTAIPAILFGADDETVEELYQYGIDVGRAFQIQDDILDLTVPSEELGKQRGSDLVEGKQTIITLHAREQGVDVDELVGTDDVDAVTEAEIDEAVARLEDAGSIDYAKDKANELVTSGKDHLSVLPDNEARDLLEGIADYLIERGY; from the coding sequence ATGAAAGACGCGAGCGCCGAGATACTGGAAGCTCAGGTACAGAGCGCAGTCGAACAGCGACGGGAAATCGTCAACGCGGCCATCGGCGAGGAACTTCCGGTCGAAGACCCGGAGCGTCTCTACGAGGCTGTTCGCCACCTACTCGACGCTGGCGGGAAGCGCCTGCGACCGACCGTGTTGATGCTCATCGTCGAGGCGCTCGCGGACGTAGACGCCGACCCGACCGACATCGACTACCGCAACTTCCCGGACGCTCACGGCGAACCGTTGGACGTGATGTCGGCGGCGGTCAGCCTCGAAGCTATCCAGACGTTCACGCTCATCCACGACGACATCATGGACCAAGACGACCTGCGTCGTGGCGTCCCCGCGGTCCACCGAGCCTACGACACCGAGACGGCGATTTTGGCGGGCGACACCCTCTACTCGAAGGCGTTCGAGATTCTCATCGAGGCGGACGCACCCGCCGACCGCGTGGTCGAAGCGATGGACGTGTTGGCGACGACGTGTACCGACATCTGCGAGGGACAGGCGCTCGACATGGCCTTCGAGGAGCGAACCGACGTACTCCCCGACGAGTACCTCGAGATGATAGAGGACAAGACGGCCGTGTTGTACGGCGCGACGACGGCGATTCCCGCCATCCTGTTCGGTGCCGACGACGAGACGGTCGAAGAACTCTACCAGTACGGCATCGACGTGGGCCGGGCGTTCCAGATTCAGGACGACATCCTCGACCTGACGGTTCCGAGCGAGGAACTGGGCAAACAGCGCGGGAGCGACCTCGTGGAGGGCAAGCAGACGATTATCACGCTTCACGCCCGCGAGCAGGGCGTGGACGTGGACGAACTGGTCGGAACCGACGACGTGGACGCCGTTACCGAGGCGGAAATCGACGAGGCGGTCGCTCGCCTCGAAGACGCCGGGAGCATCGACTACGCCAAGGACAAGGCCAACGAATTGGTCACGAGCGGAAAAGACCACCTCTCGGTCTTGCCGGACAACGAGGCCCGCGACTTGCTCGAAGGAATTGCGGACTACCTCATCGAACGCGGCTACTGA
- a CDS encoding ribonuclease J, with protein MEIEIATIGGYEEVGRQCTAVRAGDDVVIFDMGLNLSKVLLHDNVETEKLHSLDLIDMGAIPDDRVMSDLEGDVQAIVPTHGHLDHIGAISKLAHRYNAPVVATPFTIELVKQQIQGEEKFGVENDLVKMEAGSTMSIGDSGQVELEFVNVTHSIIDAINPVLHTPEGAVVYGLDKRMDHTPVLGDPIDMERFREIGREGEGVLAYIEDCTNAGRKGRTPSESVARKHLKDVMYSIEDYDGGIVATTFSSHIARVKSLVEFANDIGREPVLLGRSMEKYSGTAERLDFVDFPEDMGMFGHRKSVDRTFKRIMKEGKENYLPIVTGHQGEPRAMLTRMGRGETPYELDDGDKVLFSARVIPEPTNEGQRYQSERLLKMQGARIYDDIHVSGHLREEGHYQMIDALQPQNIIPAHQDMKGFAPYVDLCESQGYKLGRDLHVTRNGNLIQLVE; from the coding sequence ATGGAAATCGAAATTGCAACCATCGGCGGTTACGAAGAAGTCGGACGGCAGTGTACTGCCGTGCGCGCAGGCGACGACGTTGTTATCTTCGACATGGGGCTGAACCTCTCGAAGGTACTGCTCCACGACAACGTCGAGACGGAGAAACTGCACAGTTTGGACCTCATCGACATGGGCGCGATTCCGGACGACCGCGTGATGTCGGACCTCGAAGGCGACGTGCAGGCAATCGTGCCGACCCACGGTCACTTGGACCACATCGGTGCGATTTCGAAGCTAGCACACCGGTACAACGCGCCGGTCGTCGCCACGCCGTTCACCATCGAACTGGTGAAACAGCAGATTCAGGGCGAGGAGAAGTTCGGCGTCGAGAACGACCTCGTGAAGATGGAAGCCGGGTCCACGATGTCCATCGGCGACTCCGGACAGGTCGAGTTGGAGTTTGTCAACGTGACTCACTCCATCATCGACGCCATCAACCCGGTTCTCCACACGCCGGAGGGCGCGGTCGTCTACGGTCTCGACAAGCGGATGGACCACACGCCCGTCCTCGGCGACCCCATCGACATGGAGCGGTTCCGCGAAATCGGCCGCGAGGGCGAGGGCGTCCTCGCCTACATCGAGGATTGTACCAACGCGGGCCGGAAGGGTCGGACGCCGAGCGAGTCGGTCGCTCGCAAGCACCTCAAAGACGTGATGTACTCTATCGAGGACTACGACGGCGGTATCGTGGCGACGACGTTCTCCAGCCACATCGCCCGCGTCAAGAGCCTCGTGGAGTTCGCCAACGACATCGGCCGCGAACCCGTCCTGTTGGGTCGGTCGATGGAGAAGTACTCGGGCACCGCCGAACGACTCGACTTCGTGGACTTCCCGGAGGACATGGGCATGTTCGGCCACCGCAAGTCCGTGGACCGGACCTTCAAGCGAATCATGAAGGAGGGCAAGGAGAACTACCTCCCCATCGTCACCGGCCATCAGGGTGAACCCCGCGCGATGCTGACCCGGATGGGTCGCGGCGAGACGCCCTACGAACTGGACGACGGCGACAAGGTGCTGTTCTCGGCGCGCGTGATTCCGGAACCCACCAACGAGGGCCAGCGCTACCAGTCCGAGCGCCTCCTGAAGATGCAGGGCGCGCGCATCTACGACGACATCCACGTCTCGGGCCACCTCCGCGAGGAGGGTCACTACCAGATGATAGACGCGCTCCAACCGCAGAACATCATCCCGGCCCATCAGGACATGAAAGGGTTCGCGCCCTACGTGGACCTCTGTGAGAGTCAGGGATACAAACTGGGTCGTGACCTTCACGTAACCCGAAACGGCAACCTCATCCAACTCGTCGAGTAA